In Desulfonatronum thiosulfatophilum, one DNA window encodes the following:
- a CDS encoding transposase produces GDTKILRPGRPKKSDSPYQRRIARERFRRRAGIEPIIGHLKQDHRLSRNYLKGVLGDAINLFMAAAAFNFRKWIRKFEHFFALFTLWLFFGTTTRQPSMMIL; encoded by the coding sequence TAGGCGACACCAAAATCCTGCGGCCAGGGCGTCCGAAGAAAAGCGATAGCCCCTATCAACGGCGGATCGCCCGTGAGCGTTTTCGCCGTAGAGCAGGAATAGAGCCGATAATTGGTCACCTGAAACAGGATCATCGCTTGTCCCGAAACTACCTGAAAGGGGTTCTCGGCGACGCGATCAACCTGTTCATGGCTGCCGCGGCATTCAATTTCAGGAAGTGGATTCGGAAGTTCGAACACTTTTTTGCCCTTTTTACGCTTTGGCTGTTTTTCGGCACCACAACCCGTCAGCCTTCTATGATGATCCTGTAA
- the topA gene encoding type I DNA topoisomerase, which yields MNKHLIIVESPAKVKTIKKFLGPGYEVGSSVGHVRDLPKKVLGVDEEADFAPDYEIIPGKQKVVSQLKKLAAQADQIYLAPDPDREGEAIAWHVAELIKDANPRIKRIQFNEITPRAVREALEHPRTLNLDLFNAQQARRVLDRLVGYKLSPLLWQKVKRGISAGRVQSVALRLIVDRERERQVFEPKEYWVFKVKLEAGAGAVIEADLWKVSGKKPDIGSADQARELEAAVTNASFIIESVDEKERQRQSGPPFITSTLQQEASRRFSYPAKRTMSLAQRLYEGVELGDRGIQALITYMRTDSVRISPDAIKEVRELIQSKYGQDYCPETERYFKSRKSAQEAHEAIRPVDVTITPEMVQSYLPRDMYQLYKLIWSRFVASQMTPARFWDTTVTVAADKTQWRVKGERLIFPGYLAVYGGAEAEKSQELPPLTPEQRLALQEVLKEQKFTQPPPRYSEASLIRELEEKGIGRPSTYAQIISTLLDREYVTQVERQFIPMELGYVVTDQLAEHFVRLMDVDFTAQMEESLDQVAEGRQDWVQLMRNFTGDFYPVLDKAKKDMAAVKGGIDAGMPCPECTKPLMVKFGKAGAFLACSGYPDCSFTGNFTRDDSGKIKTIEKLPKEELVKVGTCPDCGGDVVLKKARTGSRFYACASYPKCKYTKSYSTGVACPAQGCSGDLVERSSRFGKMFFSCSLYPECTTAMPAPPVPQPCPKCDFPIMLRRYTEKRGNYLSCPVKECRHFIPVAEAPEETEGPLPDFSEPTPAKEKPAKKTSAAKTKAAAKSTTTKTAKTTKAKPKTATKPKTTRKSKTAAEQEKSE from the coding sequence ATGAACAAACATCTTATCATCGTTGAATCACCGGCCAAGGTGAAGACCATCAAGAAATTCCTTGGACCGGGCTATGAGGTCGGCTCCTCTGTCGGACACGTTCGCGATCTGCCGAAAAAGGTTTTGGGCGTGGACGAGGAAGCGGATTTCGCCCCGGACTACGAGATCATTCCCGGCAAACAGAAGGTCGTCTCCCAGCTCAAGAAGCTGGCCGCTCAGGCGGACCAGATCTACCTCGCCCCGGACCCTGACCGGGAGGGCGAGGCCATAGCCTGGCATGTGGCCGAATTGATCAAGGACGCCAATCCGCGCATCAAGCGCATCCAGTTCAACGAGATCACGCCCCGGGCAGTGCGCGAGGCCCTGGAACACCCCCGGACCCTGAACCTGGACCTGTTCAACGCCCAGCAGGCCCGCCGGGTCCTGGACCGACTGGTGGGGTACAAGCTCTCCCCGCTGCTCTGGCAGAAGGTCAAACGCGGCATCTCGGCCGGCCGGGTCCAGTCCGTGGCCCTGCGCCTGATCGTGGATCGGGAGCGGGAGCGCCAGGTCTTCGAACCCAAGGAATACTGGGTCTTCAAGGTAAAACTGGAAGCCGGAGCCGGGGCTGTAATCGAGGCCGACCTGTGGAAGGTCTCCGGAAAGAAGCCGGACATCGGCTCCGCGGACCAAGCCCGGGAGCTGGAAGCGGCGGTGACCAACGCATCCTTCATTATTGAATCCGTGGATGAAAAAGAGCGCCAACGCCAGTCCGGTCCGCCCTTCATCACCTCCACTTTGCAGCAGGAAGCCAGCCGGCGCTTTTCCTATCCGGCCAAACGGACCATGTCCCTGGCCCAGCGCCTCTACGAAGGCGTGGAGCTCGGCGACCGAGGCATCCAGGCCCTGATCACCTACATGCGAACCGACTCGGTGCGCATATCTCCGGACGCCATCAAGGAAGTTCGTGAGTTGATCCAGAGCAAATACGGCCAGGACTACTGCCCGGAGACGGAGCGGTATTTCAAGTCCCGCAAGTCGGCCCAGGAAGCCCACGAAGCCATCCGGCCCGTGGACGTGACCATCACCCCGGAGATGGTTCAATCCTACCTTCCCAGGGACATGTATCAGCTCTACAAGCTGATCTGGTCGCGCTTCGTGGCCTCGCAGATGACGCCGGCCAGGTTCTGGGACACTACCGTTACCGTGGCCGCGGACAAGACGCAGTGGCGGGTCAAGGGCGAACGTCTGATCTTTCCCGGCTACCTGGCGGTCTACGGCGGAGCCGAAGCTGAAAAAAGTCAGGAACTGCCGCCGCTGACTCCGGAACAGCGTCTCGCTCTGCAGGAGGTGCTCAAGGAGCAGAAATTCACCCAGCCGCCGCCGCGCTACAGCGAAGCCTCGCTGATCCGCGAGCTTGAAGAAAAGGGCATCGGCCGCCCCTCCACCTACGCCCAGATCATCTCGACACTGCTGGACCGCGAATACGTCACCCAGGTGGAGCGCCAATTCATACCCATGGAACTGGGCTACGTGGTCACCGACCAGCTGGCCGAACACTTCGTCCGGCTGATGGATGTGGATTTCACGGCCCAGATGGAGGAATCCCTGGACCAGGTGGCCGAAGGGCGGCAGGACTGGGTGCAGTTGATGCGCAACTTCACCGGGGATTTTTATCCCGTGCTGGACAAGGCCAAGAAGGACATGGCCGCGGTCAAGGGCGGAATCGACGCCGGGATGCCCTGCCCGGAGTGCACCAAGCCCCTGATGGTCAAGTTCGGCAAGGCCGGCGCCTTCCTGGCCTGTTCCGGCTACCCCGACTGCTCGTTCACCGGCAACTTCACCCGGGACGACAGCGGCAAGATCAAGACCATCGAGAAGCTGCCCAAGGAAGAACTGGTCAAGGTGGGTACATGTCCGGACTGCGGCGGCGACGTGGTGCTCAAGAAGGCCCGCACCGGCAGCCGATTCTATGCTTGCGCGTCCTATCCCAAGTGCAAGTACACCAAGTCCTATTCCACCGGCGTGGCCTGCCCCGCGCAAGGCTGCTCCGGCGACCTGGTGGAACGCAGTTCCCGGTTCGGCAAGATGTTCTTTTCCTGCAGCCTTTATCCGGAATGCACCACGGCCATGCCCGCCCCGCCCGTGCCCCAGCCCTGCCCCAAGTGCGACTTCCCGATCATGCTGCGCCGGTACACGGAGAAACGCGGCAACTACCTCTCCTGCCCGGTCAAGGAATGCCGCCACTTCATCCCCGTGGCCGAAGCGCCTGAAGAGACGGAAGGACCGCTCCCGGATTTCTCCGAACCCACGCCGGCGAAGGAAAAACCCGCCAAAAAGACATCCGCGGCCAAAACAAAAGCAGCCGCCAAGTCCACAACGACCAAGACGGCAAAAACGACAAAAGCCAAGCCGAAAACCGCGACCAAGCCCAAAACGACCAGAAAGAGCAAGACAGCCGCGGAACAGGAGAAGTCAGAGTAG
- a CDS encoding NAD(P)H-hydrate dehydratase: protein MSWLIAGSVPKADFPLTWGKYRLRDNVLDIDGMGVNVARGTPALMAVAAVCAEVLGMEAPEALLAGDVGTGDGSRALYKHLAENVERAAGNGVTFHYLLPDIYWHNQVLWGLEGLSTTPLLVADAGYMYAAKMSGFAGHYDLFTPDAGEMAFLADETAPHPFYTRGFLLQEEDRVPELIRLAYAGENAARYLLVKGKRDYIVAGGKIIAEVEAPDVPAMEPIGGTGDSLTGLVTALLASGMEMAKACRTAALANRYLGLFSHPSPAHGIADLLPFLPKALERALEETGG from the coding sequence ATGTCCTGGTTGATCGCGGGCAGCGTGCCCAAGGCCGACTTCCCTCTGACGTGGGGGAAGTATCGGTTGCGTGACAACGTGCTCGACATCGACGGGATGGGCGTGAACGTGGCCCGGGGCACGCCGGCGTTGATGGCGGTTGCCGCGGTCTGCGCGGAAGTGTTGGGCATGGAGGCGCCGGAAGCGTTGCTGGCCGGCGATGTGGGCACGGGAGACGGCAGCCGTGCATTGTACAAGCACCTGGCGGAGAACGTGGAGCGTGCCGCGGGAAATGGAGTCACGTTCCACTATCTGCTCCCGGACATCTACTGGCACAATCAGGTCCTGTGGGGGCTGGAAGGGTTGTCAACCACGCCTCTCCTGGTCGCGGATGCCGGGTACATGTACGCAGCCAAGATGAGCGGATTCGCCGGACACTACGACCTGTTCACCCCGGATGCGGGGGAGATGGCCTTCCTGGCGGACGAGACGGCGCCGCATCCGTTCTACACCCGAGGCTTTCTGCTCCAGGAGGAGGACCGGGTGCCGGAACTGATCCGGCTGGCCTATGCCGGGGAAAACGCGGCCAGATATCTGCTGGTCAAGGGAAAGCGGGACTACATTGTCGCTGGAGGGAAGATCATCGCCGAAGTCGAGGCGCCGGACGTTCCGGCCATGGAGCCCATCGGCGGCACGGGCGACAGCCTCACCGGCCTGGTCACGGCCCTGCTGGCCTCCGGCATGGAGATGGCCAAGGCCTGCCGAACGGCAGCTCTGGCCAACCGCTATCTCGGCCTGTTCTCCCACCCGTCTCCAGCCCATGGAATCGCCGATCTGCTGCCCTTCCTGCCCAAGGCCCTGGAGCGGGCCTTGGAGGAAACCGGGGGGTAA